A stretch of Crossiella cryophila DNA encodes these proteins:
- a CDS encoding TetR/AcrR family transcriptional regulator, whose translation MPNANSGGDGRRQRGDRTRAAVLDAAVDLASTDGLDGLSLAQLAGRLGVSKSGLFTHWPDKQTLQLAVIDRAREQWADLVVRPALAEHTGVRALWAVHERRLAFYADGVLPGGCFFVATQAEFDDQPGAVRDRLVALLHEWVDLLCSLTTEAIAAGELRADTDPALLAYELDALGQSVVTRARLHDADTAFGHARAAVLTRLRGLCLHPDLLPRR comes from the coding sequence ATGCCGAACGCGAACTCCGGGGGTGACGGCCGCCGACAGCGTGGCGACCGCACTCGGGCCGCCGTGCTGGACGCGGCCGTCGACCTGGCCTCCACCGACGGTCTCGACGGCCTGTCCCTGGCCCAGCTGGCCGGACGGCTCGGGGTCAGCAAGTCCGGGCTGTTCACGCACTGGCCGGACAAGCAGACCCTGCAACTGGCCGTGATCGACCGCGCCCGCGAGCAATGGGCCGACCTGGTCGTCCGCCCGGCACTGGCCGAGCACACCGGTGTCCGGGCGCTGTGGGCGGTGCACGAGCGCCGGCTGGCCTTCTACGCCGACGGCGTGCTGCCCGGCGGGTGCTTCTTCGTCGCCACCCAGGCGGAGTTCGACGACCAGCCGGGCGCCGTCCGGGACCGCCTGGTCGCGCTGCTGCACGAGTGGGTCGACCTGCTGTGTTCGCTGACGACGGAGGCCATCGCGGCCGGGGAACTGCGCGCGGACACCGATCCCGCCCTGCTGGCCTACGAACTCGACGCACTCGGCCAGTCCGTGGTCACCCGGGCCCGCCTGCACGACGCTGACACCGCCTTCGGGCACGCCCGCGCCGCGGTGCTCACCCGGCTGCGCGGCCTGTGCCTGCACCCGGACCTGCTCCCGAGGCGGTAG
- a CDS encoding VOC family protein, whose protein sequence is MPVIVPDYHLGVVVSDLHRAMAELTDLLGLRWLPPVRSGHQVTGDGPPHTGPMLTMSRQGPPYLELLELTPGTVWSEPGLHHLGFWAHDVRAESARMTAAGFPLEAEAVVLAGDTEPGVCYHRTSDGLRLELVEMSRGGPALAHYLNAITD, encoded by the coding sequence ATGCCCGTGATCGTTCCGGACTACCACCTCGGCGTGGTCGTGTCCGACCTGCACCGCGCCATGGCCGAACTCACCGACCTGCTCGGCCTGCGCTGGCTGCCGCCGGTGCGCAGCGGCCACCAGGTCACCGGCGACGGCCCGCCGCACACCGGCCCGATGCTCACCATGTCCAGGCAGGGGCCGCCCTACCTGGAACTGCTTGAGCTGACCCCCGGCACCGTGTGGTCCGAACCCGGCCTGCACCACCTGGGCTTCTGGGCACACGACGTGCGCGCGGAGTCGGCCAGGATGACCGCGGCCGGCTTCCCGCTGGAGGCCGAGGCGGTGGTGCTGGCCGGGGACACCGAACCGGGTGTGTGCTACCACCGGACCAGCGACGGCCTGCGCCTGGAACTGGTCGAGATGAGCCGCGGCGGCCCGGCACTGGCCCACTACCTCAACGCGATCACCGACTAG
- a CDS encoding carbohydrate ABC transporter permease yields MSAKSWLRGGAITVALLVLVLPVVWMVASAFKTNVQITDPGSWLVFTPTLENFGNVLSGGELPSSMLNSLIVGVTSTALSAVLAVPAAWAVGRFRLHGTGSLVLVARIVPAISLLVPWYYLFAQLGLVGSHAVLVLSHMFVSVPLILWVMISFFEGLPVELEEAAQIDGLTPFGTFLRIALPLAMPGIATACVLAFISSWNNFMFALILADEDTKTLPVTLFSFVSYAGTDWGGLMAAATITTLPALAVALLAQKHIVAGLTAGATKG; encoded by the coding sequence GTGAGCGCGAAGTCCTGGCTGCGCGGTGGCGCGATCACGGTGGCACTGCTGGTGCTGGTGCTGCCGGTGGTGTGGATGGTCGCCTCGGCGTTCAAGACCAACGTGCAGATCACCGATCCCGGTTCCTGGCTGGTGTTCACGCCGACGCTGGAGAACTTCGGCAACGTGCTCTCCGGCGGCGAACTGCCCTCCTCGATGCTCAACTCGCTGATCGTCGGCGTCACTTCCACCGCGCTCTCGGCGGTGCTGGCGGTGCCCGCGGCCTGGGCGGTCGGCCGTTTCCGCTTGCACGGCACGGGTTCGCTGGTGCTGGTGGCCCGGATCGTGCCCGCGATATCCCTGCTGGTGCCCTGGTACTACCTGTTCGCCCAGCTCGGCCTGGTCGGCAGTCACGCGGTGCTGGTGCTCAGCCACATGTTCGTCTCGGTGCCGCTGATCCTGTGGGTGATGATCAGCTTCTTCGAGGGCCTGCCGGTGGAGCTGGAGGAAGCGGCGCAGATCGACGGGCTCACCCCGTTCGGCACCTTCCTGCGCATCGCGCTGCCGCTGGCCATGCCGGGTATCGCCACCGCCTGCGTGCTGGCCTTCATCTCCAGCTGGAACAACTTCATGTTCGCGCTGATCCTGGCCGATGAGGACACCAAGACCCTGCCGGTGACGTTGTTCTCCTTCGTCTCCTACGCGGGCACCGACTGGGGTGGGCTGATGGCCGCGGCCACCATCACCACCCTGCCCGCGCTGGCGGTGGCCCTGTTGGCGCAGAAGCACATCGTCGCCGGGCTGACCGCGGGCGCCACCAAGGGCTGA
- a CDS encoding extracellular solute-binding protein: MPSTRRGFLTMLGAVSAGAALAGCGQGSPGRDTPLRVLAANHVWTRAVRERIGEFEDLVRRRVTISMLTGDQLASAYNVKLNASATDIDVMMVRALQEQALFTRNGWLADLTDLVGGDAEYRWSDFQQAPRTASIVAGRVRSVPVVTERPVLYYRKDLTGPPGTLAELLDSAVRLHDPGRGVFGAVGRGQRTGAVTQWSSFLYSHGGDFVVDGRSAIGSPAAISAYQYYGELLGRAGPPGVANMSLEQAMPVFAQGKAAFYVDADAIYTSIVDPKTSLVRDRVGFAPFPAGPAGSRPYNVPSWSLGINRYSLLQEDSWRFLRWASSPAMVSALQAKGIPGARESAWADLATLTGFPPELAAAMRVNARNGIGSDRPRVLQVGRARDIVGAPLVAGVLGQPVAPAARAADVELAAFLVRDNRHREQR, translated from the coding sequence ATGCCGTCGACCCGGCGCGGGTTCCTCACCATGCTCGGGGCTGTTTCCGCTGGTGCCGCCCTCGCGGGCTGTGGTCAGGGCAGTCCTGGGCGGGACACGCCGTTGCGAGTGCTGGCCGCCAACCACGTGTGGACGCGGGCGGTACGGGAGCGGATCGGCGAGTTCGAGGACCTGGTGCGCAGGCGGGTCACCATCAGCATGCTCACCGGCGATCAGCTGGCCAGTGCCTACAACGTCAAGCTCAACGCCTCGGCCACCGACATCGACGTGATGATGGTGCGGGCGCTGCAGGAACAGGCCCTGTTCACCCGCAACGGCTGGCTGGCCGACCTGACCGACCTGGTCGGCGGGGACGCCGAGTACCGCTGGTCCGACTTCCAGCAGGCACCGCGCACCGCCTCGATCGTGGCCGGGCGGGTGCGGTCGGTGCCGGTGGTCACCGAGCGACCGGTCCTCTACTACCGCAAGGACCTCACCGGCCCGCCCGGCACCCTGGCCGAACTCCTGGACAGCGCGGTGCGGCTGCATGATCCGGGGCGCGGGGTGTTCGGCGCGGTCGGGCGGGGGCAGCGGACCGGGGCGGTGACGCAGTGGTCCAGTTTCCTGTACTCCCACGGCGGTGACTTCGTGGTGGACGGGCGCTCGGCCATCGGCAGTCCGGCCGCGATCAGCGCCTACCAGTACTACGGCGAACTGCTCGGGCGGGCGGGGCCGCCGGGGGTGGCGAACATGAGCCTGGAGCAGGCGATGCCGGTGTTCGCGCAGGGCAAGGCGGCCTTCTACGTGGACGCGGACGCGATCTACACCAGCATCGTCGACCCCAAGACCTCGCTGGTGCGGGACCGGGTGGGCTTCGCACCTTTCCCCGCCGGTCCGGCGGGGTCCAGACCCTACAACGTCCCGTCCTGGAGCCTGGGCATCAACCGATACTCCTTGCTGCAAGAGGATTCCTGGCGGTTCCTGCGCTGGGCCTCCTCCCCCGCGATGGTTTCCGCCTTGCAGGCCAAGGGGATTCCGGGAGCACGGGAGTCGGCGTGGGCCGATCTGGCCACGCTGACCGGGTTCCCACCGGAGCTGGCGGCGGCGATGCGGGTCAACGCACGCAACGGGATCGGCTCGGACCGGCCGCGGGTGTTGCAGGTCGGGCGGGCCCGGGACATCGTGGGCGCACCACTGGTGGCCGGGGTGCTCGGGCAGCCGGTGGCCCCGGCGGCGCGGGCGGCCGATGTGGAACTCGCCGCGTTCCTGGTGCGGGACAACCGGCATCGGGAGCAGCGGTGA
- a CDS encoding carbohydrate ABC transporter permease — translation MTGAQRRLRWLMLGPALAFVGLMIVFPLVYTLYLSFTDAFGAVNAEAGFAGLRNYADALGDGRRFWPAFWRTVVFTVGAVAVEAVLGLALAMLLRKAFRGVRWVRTVLIVPLLTAPVAIGVLWLLILDPTNGVANHLLTAIGLPRQAFLGSVSGSLPTLMAIDVWQWTPMMAILLLAGLSTLPTEPEEAALVDGASAWQRFRHVVLPMLLPALTAAVLLRTVDALKTFDLIYATKGAGGGSAFEAETLNVLAYGLTFDYQEYALASAVLVLFTVVIVGVVLVVRRRPGREAV, via the coding sequence GTGACCGGGGCGCAGCGCAGGCTGCGCTGGCTGATGCTGGGACCGGCGCTGGCCTTCGTCGGGTTGATGATCGTCTTTCCGCTGGTGTACACGCTGTACCTGAGTTTCACCGACGCTTTCGGCGCGGTGAACGCGGAGGCGGGGTTCGCCGGGCTGCGCAACTACGCCGACGCACTCGGTGACGGGCGGCGGTTCTGGCCCGCGTTCTGGCGCACGGTGGTGTTCACCGTGGGCGCGGTCGCGGTGGAGGCGGTGCTCGGACTGGCGCTGGCCATGTTGCTGCGCAAGGCTTTCCGCGGGGTGCGCTGGGTGCGCACGGTGCTGATCGTGCCGCTGCTGACCGCGCCGGTCGCCATCGGTGTGCTGTGGCTGCTGATCCTGGACCCCACCAACGGCGTGGCCAACCACCTGCTGACCGCGATCGGCCTGCCCCGGCAGGCGTTCCTGGGTTCGGTGTCCGGATCGCTGCCCACGCTGATGGCCATCGACGTGTGGCAGTGGACGCCGATGATGGCGATCCTGTTGCTGGCCGGGCTGTCCACGCTGCCGACCGAACCGGAGGAGGCCGCGCTGGTGGACGGAGCCAGTGCCTGGCAACGGTTCCGGCACGTGGTGCTGCCGATGCTGCTGCCCGCGCTGACCGCCGCGGTGCTGCTGCGCACGGTGGACGCGCTCAAGACCTTCGACCTCATCTACGCCACCAAGGGCGCGGGCGGCGGGTCCGCCTTCGAGGCCGAGACACTCAACGTGCTGGCCTACGGGCTCACCTTCGACTACCAGGAGTACGCCCTGGCCTCGGCGGTGCTGGTGCTGTTCACCGTGGTCATCGTCGGGGTGGTGCTGGTCGTGCGCCGCCGCCCGGGACGGGAGGCCGTGTGA
- a CDS encoding FadR/GntR family transcriptional regulator — MPGSVPPPPQRGLLTETISRQLRQEILSGEPATGAKLPSERELAVRFGASRNVVREVLRRLEAQHLIEIAPGRGSFVAQRSAAEAHSYDALYRTSRPTVRQVMAARIVLEVETVALATQNGSEAEVAAIRAAHERVLAATDVVTKAQADVDFHDTIAAAAGNPVLRIMLASISGMMFEIMLRSNSDTADPGPGVPHHPEIVAAIEARDVELARHCMHEHLALAGRSWGPEADLSVDVMASRQLENLLDRSAQRSS, encoded by the coding sequence GTGCCCGGCAGCGTTCCGCCACCGCCCCAACGCGGTCTGCTCACCGAGACCATCTCCCGGCAGCTCCGCCAGGAAATCCTCTCCGGTGAACCGGCCACCGGCGCCAAACTGCCCTCCGAACGTGAGCTGGCAGTGCGATTCGGGGCCAGTCGCAACGTGGTCCGCGAGGTGCTGCGCCGACTGGAGGCCCAGCACCTGATCGAGATCGCGCCAGGGCGGGGTTCGTTCGTGGCGCAACGGTCCGCGGCGGAGGCACACAGCTACGACGCGCTCTACCGCACCAGCAGGCCCACCGTGCGCCAGGTGATGGCGGCCCGGATCGTGCTCGAAGTGGAAACCGTCGCGCTGGCCACCCAGAACGGCAGCGAAGCCGAGGTGGCCGCGATCCGGGCGGCGCACGAGCGGGTGCTGGCCGCCACCGACGTGGTGACCAAGGCCCAGGCCGACGTGGACTTCCACGACACCATCGCCGCGGCCGCGGGCAACCCGGTGCTGCGGATCATGCTGGCCTCGATCAGCGGGATGATGTTCGAGATCATGCTGCGCTCCAACTCCGACACCGCCGACCCTGGTCCGGGAGTGCCGCACCATCCGGAGATCGTGGCCGCCATCGAGGCCCGCGACGTCGAACTGGCCCGGCACTGCATGCACGAGCACCTCGCCCTGGCCGGGCGCAGCTGGGGGCCGGAGGCGGACCTGAGCGTGGACGTGATGGCCTCCCGGCAGCTGGAGAACCTGCTCGACCGGTCGGCTCAGCGCAGCAGCTGA
- the manD gene encoding D-mannonate dehydratase ManD, with translation MKIVDASVLVCGPGRNYVTVRIETDEGVTGLGDATLNGRELSVAAYLSEHVLPTLIGGDPQRIEDTWQQLYRGAYWRRGPVTMAAIAAVDLALWDIKAKVAGLPLYQLLGGASRDRVRTYGHAAGRDLPELFDSVRARQAEGYQAIRIQSGIPGLQRVYSIAQTENTPGMPVVEDWDTAAYLRHIPGVFEAVRNEFGPELPLLHDVHHRLTPQQSARLAKSLEPYDLFWLEDCTPAEDQSALRLVRQHSTIPLAIGEVFNTVFDYQTLITERLIDFVRSPVTHFGGVTAVKKLLDFAALYQIRSGLHGPADISPVGMAAAVHLGLAVHNFGIQEYSGYPAQAAEVFHPGYTFTDGHLRPSEAPGLGVTLDEQAMAAHPYRRDYLPYNRLLDGTLHDW, from the coding sequence GTGAAGATCGTCGACGCGAGCGTGCTCGTGTGCGGTCCGGGCCGCAATTACGTGACCGTGCGGATCGAGACCGACGAGGGCGTGACCGGCCTGGGCGATGCCACCCTCAACGGGCGCGAGCTGTCCGTGGCCGCCTACCTGTCCGAGCACGTGCTGCCCACCCTGATCGGCGGCGACCCGCAGCGCATCGAGGACACCTGGCAGCAGCTCTACCGCGGCGCGTACTGGCGGCGCGGCCCGGTCACCATGGCCGCCATCGCCGCGGTGGACCTGGCGCTGTGGGACATCAAGGCCAAGGTCGCCGGACTGCCGCTCTACCAGCTGCTCGGCGGGGCCAGCCGGGACCGGGTCCGCACCTACGGGCACGCCGCCGGCCGTGACCTGCCCGAGCTGTTCGACTCGGTGCGCGCCCGGCAGGCCGAGGGCTATCAGGCCATCCGCATCCAGTCCGGAATCCCCGGCCTGCAACGGGTCTACTCCATCGCGCAGACCGAGAACACGCCGGGGATGCCGGTGGTGGAGGACTGGGACACCGCTGCCTACCTGCGGCACATCCCGGGTGTGTTCGAGGCGGTGCGCAACGAGTTCGGTCCGGAACTGCCGCTGCTGCACGACGTGCACCACCGGCTCACCCCGCAGCAGTCCGCCCGGCTGGCCAAGTCCCTGGAGCCCTACGACCTGTTCTGGCTGGAGGACTGCACCCCCGCCGAGGACCAGTCGGCGCTGCGCCTGGTGCGGCAGCACAGCACGATCCCGCTGGCCATCGGCGAGGTCTTCAACACCGTCTTCGACTACCAGACCCTGATCACCGAACGCCTGATCGACTTCGTCCGCTCCCCCGTCACCCACTTCGGCGGCGTCACCGCGGTGAAGAAACTGCTGGATTTCGCGGCCCTGTACCAGATTCGCAGTGGGCTGCACGGTCCGGCCGACATCTCCCCGGTGGGCATGGCCGCCGCGGTGCACCTGGGCCTGGCCGTGCACAACTTCGGCATCCAGGAGTACTCCGGCTACCCGGCCCAGGCCGCCGAGGTCTTCCACCCCGGCTACACCTTCACCGACGGCCACCTGCGCCCCAGCGAGGCCCCCGGCCTGGGCGTCACGCTGGACGAGCAGGCGATGGCCGCGCACCCGTACCGGCGGGACTACCTGCCGTACAACAGGTTGCTGGACGGCACCCTGCACGACTGGTGA